In Pararge aegeria chromosome 17, ilParAegt1.1, whole genome shotgun sequence, one genomic interval encodes:
- the LOC120631008 gene encoding bone morphogenetic protein receptor type-1B isoform X1, producing the protein MRISRGIVCECSGVSACPDGSANSTCTTQPGGYCFVTVEEVLDDNGLVVLERTAGCLPPDESGFMQCKSSQVPHQHPKVIECCEKDYCNRRLQPQLPEPPPDVTETPGLRPSGTVPHTALVAAALCVALLAFLAAFWLLFRMRRRGCKRPPSPPAPAHHAEISSGSGSGLPLLVQRTVAKQIQMVESIGKGRYGEVWLARWRGEKVAVKVFFTTEEASWFRETEIYQTVLMRHENILGFIAADIKGTGSWTQMLLITDYHENGSLHDYLQTVVLDTHGLMTMAYSIVSGLAHLHMDIFGTKGKPAIAHRDIKSKNILVKKNGQCAIADFGLAVRYVAERNEVDIAPNTRVGTRRYMAPEVLDEKLDVTNFEAFKMADMYSLGLVLWEMCRRCTTGEKAQYVEAYALPYHEYVPSDPSFDDMHAVVVGKRIRPPQPARWKSSATLQALSALMAECWHHNPPVRLTALRVKKTLAKFRAESAVKLV; encoded by the exons ATGAGAATAA GTCGGGGCATAGTGTGCGAGTGCTCGGGCGTGAGCGCGTGCCCCGACGGCTCCGCCAACAGCACCTGCACCACCCAGCCTGGGGGCTACTGCTTCGTCACCGTCGAAGAAGTGTTGGACGACAATGGCCTGGTCGTCCTCGAGCGGACCGCTGGCTGCCTGCCTCCGGACGAGTCTGGATTTATGCAG TGCAAAAGCTCACAAGTTCCACACCAGCATCCAAAAGTTATAGAATGCTGCGAGAAGGACTACTGCAACCGACGGCTTCAGCCGCAACTGCCGGAACCTCCGCCCGACGTCACCGAAACCCCAGGACTTCGACCCTCAGGCACAGTTCCCCACACGGCACTAGTTGCTGCGGCATTGTGCGTGGCGCTACTGGCATTCCTCGCAGCGTTCTGGCTTCTATTCAGGATGCGCAGGAGGGGCTGCAAGAGACCTCCTTCCCCACCCGCGCCTGCGCACCACGCGGAAATCTCTTCGGGCTCAGGGTCCGGGCTACCCTTACTCGTCCAGAGAACGGTCGCGAAACAAATACAAATGGTAGAATCTATTGGCAAAGGGCGCTACGGAGAAGTTTGGTTAGCACGATGGCGCGGCGAAAAGGTGGCCGTCAAAGTTTTCTTCACAACTGAAGAGGCTTCCTGGTTCCGTGAAACGGAAATATACCAGACAGTTCTCATGCGACACGAAAATATCCTCGGATTCATCGCAGCAGATATCAAGGGAACGGGCTCATGGACGCAGATGCTTCTAATCACGGATTATCACGAGAACGGATCTCTACATGATTACTTACAAACTGTTGTGTTAGACACGCATGGCTTGATGACGATGGCCTATTCTATCGTGAGCGGGTTGGCCCATCTACATATGGATATATTCGGGACTAAAGGGAAACCTGCCATCGCGCACAGAGATATAAAGAGCAAAAATATACTCGTCAAAAAGAATGGGCAGTGCGCGATTGCCGATTTCGGTCTCGCTGTCAGATACGTTGCGGAGAGAAACGAGGTGGACATAGCGCCGAACACTCGCGTGGGAACGAGACGGTATATGGCGCCGGAAGTTTTGGACGAGAAGTTGGACGTCACAAATTTTGAAGCTTTCAAAATGGCCGACATGTATTCCCTAGGTTTGGTCCTATGGGAAATGTGCAGGAGATGCACGACCGGGGAGAAAGCTCAGTACGTGGAAGCATACGCGCTGCCGTATCACGAATACGTGCCCTCGGATCCTTCGTTTGACGACATGCACGCTGTGGTCGTTGGGAAGAGGATAAGGCCGCCGCAGCCGGCGCGCTGGAAGTCGTCTGCGACGCTGCAAGCGCTGTCGGCGCTGATGGCGGAGTGCTGGCATCACAACCCGCCCGTGCGACTCACAGCTCTGCGCGTCAAGAAGACACTTGCGAAGTTCCGCGCGGAAAGCGCTGTGAAACTCGTGTGA
- the LOC120631008 gene encoding bone morphogenetic protein receptor type-1B isoform X2, translating into MGRGIVCECSGVSACPDGSANSTCTTQPGGYCFVTVEEVLDDNGLVVLERTAGCLPPDESGFMQCKSSQVPHQHPKVIECCEKDYCNRRLQPQLPEPPPDVTETPGLRPSGTVPHTALVAAALCVALLAFLAAFWLLFRMRRRGCKRPPSPPAPAHHAEISSGSGSGLPLLVQRTVAKQIQMVESIGKGRYGEVWLARWRGEKVAVKVFFTTEEASWFRETEIYQTVLMRHENILGFIAADIKGTGSWTQMLLITDYHENGSLHDYLQTVVLDTHGLMTMAYSIVSGLAHLHMDIFGTKGKPAIAHRDIKSKNILVKKNGQCAIADFGLAVRYVAERNEVDIAPNTRVGTRRYMAPEVLDEKLDVTNFEAFKMADMYSLGLVLWEMCRRCTTGEKAQYVEAYALPYHEYVPSDPSFDDMHAVVVGKRIRPPQPARWKSSATLQALSALMAECWHHNPPVRLTALRVKKTLAKFRAESAVKLV; encoded by the exons GTCGGGGCATAGTGTGCGAGTGCTCGGGCGTGAGCGCGTGCCCCGACGGCTCCGCCAACAGCACCTGCACCACCCAGCCTGGGGGCTACTGCTTCGTCACCGTCGAAGAAGTGTTGGACGACAATGGCCTGGTCGTCCTCGAGCGGACCGCTGGCTGCCTGCCTCCGGACGAGTCTGGATTTATGCAG TGCAAAAGCTCACAAGTTCCACACCAGCATCCAAAAGTTATAGAATGCTGCGAGAAGGACTACTGCAACCGACGGCTTCAGCCGCAACTGCCGGAACCTCCGCCCGACGTCACCGAAACCCCAGGACTTCGACCCTCAGGCACAGTTCCCCACACGGCACTAGTTGCTGCGGCATTGTGCGTGGCGCTACTGGCATTCCTCGCAGCGTTCTGGCTTCTATTCAGGATGCGCAGGAGGGGCTGCAAGAGACCTCCTTCCCCACCCGCGCCTGCGCACCACGCGGAAATCTCTTCGGGCTCAGGGTCCGGGCTACCCTTACTCGTCCAGAGAACGGTCGCGAAACAAATACAAATGGTAGAATCTATTGGCAAAGGGCGCTACGGAGAAGTTTGGTTAGCACGATGGCGCGGCGAAAAGGTGGCCGTCAAAGTTTTCTTCACAACTGAAGAGGCTTCCTGGTTCCGTGAAACGGAAATATACCAGACAGTTCTCATGCGACACGAAAATATCCTCGGATTCATCGCAGCAGATATCAAGGGAACGGGCTCATGGACGCAGATGCTTCTAATCACGGATTATCACGAGAACGGATCTCTACATGATTACTTACAAACTGTTGTGTTAGACACGCATGGCTTGATGACGATGGCCTATTCTATCGTGAGCGGGTTGGCCCATCTACATATGGATATATTCGGGACTAAAGGGAAACCTGCCATCGCGCACAGAGATATAAAGAGCAAAAATATACTCGTCAAAAAGAATGGGCAGTGCGCGATTGCCGATTTCGGTCTCGCTGTCAGATACGTTGCGGAGAGAAACGAGGTGGACATAGCGCCGAACACTCGCGTGGGAACGAGACGGTATATGGCGCCGGAAGTTTTGGACGAGAAGTTGGACGTCACAAATTTTGAAGCTTTCAAAATGGCCGACATGTATTCCCTAGGTTTGGTCCTATGGGAAATGTGCAGGAGATGCACGACCGGGGAGAAAGCTCAGTACGTGGAAGCATACGCGCTGCCGTATCACGAATACGTGCCCTCGGATCCTTCGTTTGACGACATGCACGCTGTGGTCGTTGGGAAGAGGATAAGGCCGCCGCAGCCGGCGCGCTGGAAGTCGTCTGCGACGCTGCAAGCGCTGTCGGCGCTGATGGCGGAGTGCTGGCATCACAACCCGCCCGTGCGACTCACAGCTCTGCGCGTCAAGAAGACACTTGCGAAGTTCCGCGCGGAAAGCGCTGTGAAACTCGTGTGA